A window of the Tachyglossus aculeatus isolate mTacAcu1 chromosome 2, mTacAcu1.pri, whole genome shotgun sequence genome harbors these coding sequences:
- the LOC119922973 gene encoding histone H1B-like, whose protein sequence is MDLNSEDPIPPPSPLGDSMETLKPSVVTAEEEEEGEEEEALEGEDASVEPAVGSTAEETTTDRQRPSAAAARRSGLRLKDQIIHVVENSPRKHGISLYALKRAVCASGYDVNRNKARFKRALKHLVDTRTLKKVSGNGLNGSFQMGKRGLRNKKRDTDSQAQPAPSGSQAAEGPEALEQFPQIPEAPSTGPESSSIQDQLADVSVEG, encoded by the coding sequence ATGGATCTTAACAGCGAGGACCCGATTCCCCCGCCCAGCCCCCTCGGGGACAGCATGGAGACCTTGAAGCCATCAGTGGTAACagccgaggaagaggaggaaggggaggaggaggaggcgttgGAGGGGGAGGATGCCTCGGTGGAGCCGGCAGTGGGGTCCACGGCGGAAGAGACCACGACAGACAGACAAAGGCCATCTGCGGCGGCTGCCCGGAGGTCCGGCCTGCGGCTCAAAGACCAAATAATCCACGTGGTGGAAAACTCCCCGAGGAAGCACGGCATCTCCCTGTATGCGTTAAAGCGAGCGGTCTGTGCTTCGGGGTACGATGTCAATAGGAACAAAGCCAGATTTAAGAGGGCCCTCAAGCATTTGGTAGATACGAGAACTCTGAAGAAGGTGTCGGGGAATGGGCTCAATGGCTCCTTCCAAATGGGCAAAAGGGGGCTGAGAAACAAGAAGAGGGAcacggattcccaggcccagccagCCCCGTCGGGCTCGCAGGCCGCAGAAGGCCCAGAGGCCCTGGAGCAGTTTCCTCAGATACCGGAGGCCCCAAGCACAGGCCCAGAATCGTCGAGTATCCAGGACCAGCTGGCAGACGTATCGGTGGAGGGCTGA